In Glandiceps talaboti chromosome 4, keGlaTala1.1, whole genome shotgun sequence, a single window of DNA contains:
- the LOC144434429 gene encoding carbohydrate sulfotransferase 1-like, giving the protein MAIYPPRTPHTFFLVLFLSAIYIIPLILMINQSNFRQRRVSYVEEGTTFRVVQPPVLGKDSKNETFSTEKEHHDPTVKPTTTSSPAPSSTRKDVSQPPVVLIVARGRSGSTFLGQFLNQNPNVFYFFEPLRMIPDFIQAKLIKDEAKTSMSLEILSSLLQCNFPTYYIAHADKWPLAVFESKALKNTRQKMKILGRKRFHGESYAIRCRSYGATAAKVIRISNVDQLETLVTEHGLNLKIILLTRDPRAYASSWKHFAYFKEQGQIKGKNLIQLGLMATNLTKAQHLPVVNAYCDWLKDNIKTVLGPPDWLKGRVKVVRYEDAALDSNRIMEEVYDFIGIPPHTDVYRWLYQNTNVQTNATLAGTMSMKRNATYVTQAWRDDVMFYDVQEIQHVCGQVMNLLDYKKIYRPKVLRDWSFPVL; this is encoded by the coding sequence ATGGCGATATACCCACCAAGAACACCTCACACCTTCTTCCTGGTGCTTTTTCTCTCGGCTATCTACATTATTCCACTCATTTTGATGATAAACCAATCGAATTTCCGGCAGAGGCGAGTGTCGTACGTCGAGGAGGGGACAACATTTCGTGTTGTACAGCCACCTGTGTTAGGAAAGGACAGCAAAAACGAAACATTTAGTACGGAGAAAGAACATCATGACCCCACCGTGAAACCGACAACCACGTCGTCACCGGCACCATCGAGTACTAGAAAGGATGTAAGTCAACCTCCAGTTGTACTCATTGTTGCCAGAGGAAGGAGCGGTTCGACTTTTCTAGGACAGTTTTTGAACCAGAATCCAAACGTCTTTTATTTCTTCGAACCACTACGAATGATTCCGGATTTTATCCAAGCAAAGTTGATCAAAGACGAGGCCAAGACGTCAATGTCATTGGAAATCTTATCAAGTTTACTTCAATGTAACTTCCCGACATATTACATCGCACACGCGGATAAATGGCCACTGGCAGTTTTCGAAAGCAAGGCATTGAAGAATACACgccaaaaaatgaaaattttgggCCGGAAAAGATTTCATGGCGAATCGTACGCAATTAGGTGTCGCTCTTACGGTGCTACTGCGGCAAAAGTGATACGTATTAGTAACGTGGATCAACTAGAAACTCTAGTCACCGAACATGGTTTGAATCTGAAAATTATCTTGCTTACAAGGGATCCAAGGGCGTACGCATCGTCATGGAAACACTTTGCCTATTTTAAAGAACAAGGTCAGATCAAAGGTAAGAACCTTATACAACTCGGACTTATGGCGACGAACCTCACTAAAGCACAACATTTACCTGTGGTAAACGCTTACTGTGATTGGTTGAAAGACAACATAAAAACTGTATTGGGACCACCTGATTGGTTAAAAGGACGCGTGAAAGTTGTGAGATACGAAGACGCGGCCCTGGATTCTAACAGAATAATGGAAGAGGTGTACGATTTTATTGGTATACCGCCCCACACGGATGTCTACCGATGGCTCTATCAGAACACCAACGTGCAAACGAATGCCACACTTGCTGGCACAATGTCCATGAAAAGAAACGCCACCTACGTGACGCAGGCTTGGAGAGATGATGTGATGTTCTATGATGTACAAgaaatacaacatgtatgtgGACAGGTCATGAATTTACTGGACTACAAAAAGATTTATCGGCCCAAAGTACTCCGAGACTGGTCATTTCCCGTTctatga